In Paenibacillus sp. 1781tsa1, one DNA window encodes the following:
- a CDS encoding alpha/beta fold hydrolase — MNILKVNGIELAYDSYGSETDEAILLIAGLGTQMIRWTIPFCEMLAARGYRVIRFDNRDTGLSTHFSHHDTLDFETLARTLMSGQLPNIPYTLEDMSDDTIELLDALGIAKAHIVGRSMGGMIAQLVASRYPARVLSLTSIMSTTGNPELPQTSPEVMALMTRPAPNPREDEAGYIAHSVAFARRIAGTGYPFEENEYRSMIREEVQRAYDPGSIGRQIAAIAVSGDRRPQLAKIDVPTLVIHGAEDSMFVPACGEDTAQAITGSEYMLLEGMGHDLPTQLFETVVDGIVRTARSSVKDSI; from the coding sequence ATGAATATATTAAAAGTGAACGGTATTGAACTCGCTTATGACAGTTATGGCAGCGAAACGGATGAAGCCATACTGTTAATCGCCGGGCTGGGTACCCAGATGATCCGTTGGACCATTCCCTTTTGTGAAATGCTGGCAGCTAGAGGATACAGGGTGATTCGTTTTGACAATAGAGACACCGGGTTATCTACTCATTTTAGTCATCACGATACACTTGATTTCGAAACACTCGCCAGAACGCTTATGTCAGGACAACTCCCCAATATACCTTACACGCTTGAGGATATGTCTGATGATACGATTGAATTGTTAGATGCACTGGGTATCGCGAAAGCACATATTGTTGGACGTTCGATGGGCGGCATGATTGCCCAGCTTGTTGCCAGCCGATATCCGGCACGTGTCCTCTCGCTGACTTCAATCATGTCAACTACAGGCAATCCCGAACTTCCGCAAACTTCGCCAGAAGTCATGGCGTTAATGACTCGTCCAGCTCCGAACCCGAGAGAGGATGAGGCAGGATACATCGCTCATAGCGTAGCTTTTGCCAGACGTATTGCCGGTACAGGTTATCCTTTTGAAGAGAACGAATATCGTTCAATGATTCGAGAAGAGGTTCAGCGAGCTTATGATCCAGGGAGTATTGGACGGCAAATCGCAGCTATTGCTGTTTCTGGCGACCGTCGTCCGCAACTCGCAAAAATAGATGTGCCCACGTTAGTCATCCACGGAGCGGAAGACTCCATGTTTGTGCCAGCATGCGGAGAAGACACTGCTCAAGCCATCACTGGCTCAGAATATATGTTACTTGAAGGCATGGGACATGATCTGCCCACACAGTTGTTTGAAACTGTTGTTGATGGAATTGTACGGACAGCCCGGAGCAGCGTTAAGGATAGCATATAA
- a CDS encoding choline esterase: MKTYDAFPEPIGGYTVGRTQMDFEYTASDHSKRELTAFVYYPSDSNEGKTTSTYMFPEVYEMFNEQPLVTALKDVFSIDIKTRCYDDLALSGKEKRYPVLFYVCGGGGSPEWGTVICTDLASMGYVVVSIGHQNSTMYKRKDGRLFNVSKGFSDALIAFSEDPEMLALAGKMEMRPDDKTAIEMCHNVLTLPILAKVTEYSELQAEDVRYVADYLYKLDSGELDSIFKGRLLLDIGMGIVGHSYGGLTTAMVCRDDDRFACGIGLDSGAFGLQGSDLKKPFLLLFSEPNYNMNAIIGANNSMETYYFSIDRVAHLDYCDIVFTRVNEEIRGERDAMEMRNLVTDYTKNFFDHYILQKAASVESLAYDGVELIKKYQQQVTSPKDCR, translated from the coding sequence ATGAAAACGTATGATGCATTTCCAGAACCAATTGGCGGGTACACTGTTGGTCGAACCCAGATGGATTTTGAGTACACCGCATCAGATCACTCCAAAAGAGAACTGACGGCGTTTGTGTATTATCCGTCTGATAGTAACGAAGGCAAGACGACATCAACGTACATGTTTCCTGAAGTCTACGAGATGTTTAATGAGCAGCCACTTGTCACGGCATTAAAGGACGTTTTCTCTATAGATATCAAGACCCGATGTTACGACGACCTTGCTCTCTCCGGGAAGGAAAAGCGCTATCCGGTGTTATTCTATGTTTGCGGCGGGGGCGGTTCTCCAGAATGGGGTACAGTGATCTGCACAGACTTAGCAAGCATGGGATATGTTGTGGTGAGCATCGGCCATCAGAATAGCACAATGTATAAGCGTAAAGATGGGCGCTTGTTTAATGTATCAAAGGGTTTTTCGGATGCCCTTATAGCGTTCTCTGAAGATCCGGAGATGCTGGCGTTGGCAGGTAAGATGGAGATGCGGCCTGACGATAAAACTGCTATTGAGATGTGCCATAACGTGCTTACACTGCCGATACTTGCCAAGGTAACAGAGTATAGTGAATTACAGGCAGAAGACGTAAGGTATGTAGCTGATTATCTTTACAAACTGGACTCTGGAGAGCTGGATTCCATCTTTAAGGGCAGATTGTTGCTTGACATCGGCATGGGCATCGTTGGACATTCTTATGGAGGGCTTACGACGGCGATGGTTTGCCGGGACGACGACCGTTTCGCCTGCGGGATTGGCTTGGATAGCGGTGCGTTCGGGCTTCAGGGCAGCGACCTTAAGAAACCCTTCTTGCTACTGTTTAGTGAACCCAACTATAACATGAATGCGATAATTGGGGCTAACAATAGCATGGAAACTTATTATTTCTCTATTGATCGTGTTGCACATTTAGATTACTGCGACATTGTGTTTACCCGTGTGAATGAGGAAATCAGGGGCGAACGGGATGCTATGGAGATGCGAAATCTTGTTACAGACTATACGAAGAACTTCTTTGATCATTACATCCTGCAGAAAGCGGCAAGTGTGGAAAGTTTGGCATACGATGGCGTGGAGCTGATCAAGAAGTATCAGCAACAAGTGACATCACCGAAAGATTGCAGATAA
- a CDS encoding TetR/AcrR family transcriptional regulator has translation MPKNSFFRLDEARRAEISNNAMHLFVNHLYEDITMKMVLDCLSMHPGTFYRYFEDKDDLYCLLVRNVTQKRAAYFNNSNEDSLYRFFLTGLFGNVNGTVTEPLNELEIKLTKTFLNIPENTLLKVYLDVLKGESFPLIKDILRRMRVDGYLRPDLDDDLISFMFESMQFNLVMFFREFDIKDSTLQHKLSRYFADFMSHGLLEDHQYSDIVSDLKKAKE, from the coding sequence ATGCCCAAAAATTCTTTCTTTCGTTTAGATGAAGCAAGGCGCGCGGAAATATCGAATAACGCTATGCATCTTTTTGTTAATCATCTTTACGAGGATATAACGATGAAGATGGTTTTGGATTGTTTGTCCATGCACCCCGGAACATTTTATCGCTATTTTGAAGACAAAGATGACCTTTATTGTCTCTTAGTACGTAATGTCACCCAGAAAAGAGCTGCGTATTTCAATAACAGTAATGAAGATTCCCTTTACCGGTTTTTCCTTACAGGTTTATTTGGAAACGTTAATGGTACGGTGACCGAACCGCTGAATGAGTTGGAAATCAAACTCACTAAAACATTTTTAAACATTCCTGAGAACACTTTGCTTAAAGTATATCTGGATGTGCTAAAGGGAGAATCATTCCCTTTAATCAAGGACATTTTACGCCGAATGAGGGTTGATGGATATCTTCGACCCGATCTTGACGACGATCTGATTTCTTTCATGTTTGAGTCAATGCAGTTTAATTTAGTCATGTTTTTTAGGGAATTCGATATTAAGGACTCTACTTTGCAACATAAGCTTAGCAGGTACTTTGCTGACTTTATGAGTCATGGGCTGCTTGAAGATCATCAATATTCTGACATAGTAAGCGATCTCAAGAAAGCCAAGGAGTAG
- a CDS encoding pentapeptide repeat-containing protein, which translates to MRRLESGMTVDNEIFTDIVRYEHETISETTITNSNVGSPIFWSCNLHHLVFNTCDLTNARFFAGSTINHCTFIRSDLRSVGIARNEAVFTNCEFSSCDMRGMTLENATFIDCTFFKCRFNDRILQAANIVNCSFTGKLVDITFEGDGKQKLIANFENCILDGVRFVGCDLTQCIPPKSKNHLYVEQVSSRVKKAMKKIDEDPNLSDDDRKVLVRNLRKLEHMEQYIFNTAHMEKIYGDVFVERFFSSLE; encoded by the coding sequence ATGAGAAGACTGGAGTCTGGTATGACAGTAGACAACGAAATATTCACTGATATTGTCAGGTATGAACACGAAACGATCAGCGAAACAACCATAACAAATTCGAATGTTGGTTCTCCAATATTTTGGAGCTGCAACCTGCATCATCTTGTATTTAATACCTGCGATCTTACCAATGCGAGATTTTTTGCCGGTAGTACGATTAATCATTGTACATTTATTCGTTCCGACTTGCGCTCTGTTGGCATTGCGAGGAACGAAGCTGTTTTCACCAATTGCGAATTTTCCTCCTGCGATATGAGAGGCATGACATTGGAGAATGCTACGTTTATCGACTGTACTTTTTTTAAATGTCGATTTAATGACCGGATTTTACAAGCGGCGAATATCGTCAATTGTTCCTTTACCGGCAAGCTAGTGGATATTACGTTTGAAGGAGATGGCAAACAAAAGCTAATCGCCAATTTTGAAAACTGCATCCTTGACGGTGTTCGTTTTGTAGGCTGTGACCTGACGCAATGTATTCCGCCAAAATCCAAAAACCATTTGTATGTTGAGCAGGTATCCTCACGTGTGAAAAAGGCTATGAAGAAGATAGACGAAGACCCTAATCTATCTGACGACGATCGGAAAGTACTGGTTCGCAATCTGCGCAAGCTTGAGCATATGGAACAATATATTTTTAACACGGCGCATATGGAGAAAATATATGGTGATGTATTTGTTGAACGATTTTTCAGCAGTCTGGAATAA
- a CDS encoding alpha/beta fold hydrolase yields the protein MDYEIFNLGDVILQSEVTLPNAYLAYKTYGKLNEKKDNVIVYPTAFGDQHVQNEWLIGSGMALDPEKYFIIVPNLLGNGLSSSPSNTPPPFDRSNFPQVTIYDNVRLQHRLLVEKFGIQKIALVVGWSMGGIQAFQWGASYPEMVERIAPFGGIAKPWPHTYVVLEGVKSSLLSAVHFDSSKLNQLTSADMRAVGRVYAGWGLSHAFYREEVYHEMGFESLEDFVAGVWEESFMNMDPHNVLSMLWTGQHADISANPSYNGDFDKALKSIRALACIMPGSTDLFCTADDNEYEAERIPNATFNPIQSIWGHFAGRGINSTDNQFIDDNLKHLLSLSTKV from the coding sequence ATGGATTATGAAATTTTTAATTTGGGTGATGTCATTTTACAATCAGAAGTGACGTTACCAAACGCCTATCTCGCTTATAAAACTTACGGAAAATTAAATGAAAAGAAAGATAATGTTATTGTCTATCCAACCGCTTTTGGAGATCAGCATGTTCAAAATGAATGGCTCATCGGCAGCGGGATGGCACTGGATCCAGAGAAATATTTTATTATCGTTCCTAATTTGCTCGGCAATGGCCTCTCTTCCTCTCCCAGTAACACGCCTCCTCCATTTGACCGGTCAAACTTTCCACAAGTAACGATCTATGACAACGTTAGATTACAGCACCGACTGCTGGTTGAGAAATTCGGTATTCAAAAGATTGCTCTCGTCGTAGGGTGGTCTATGGGCGGCATTCAGGCATTTCAATGGGGGGCTAGTTACCCGGAGATGGTTGAACGAATTGCACCTTTTGGAGGAATCGCCAAGCCTTGGCCTCACACCTATGTGGTTCTGGAAGGTGTGAAATCTTCCCTGCTATCAGCGGTCCATTTTGACTCAAGTAAATTAAACCAATTGACTTCTGCAGACATGCGCGCCGTTGGTCGGGTATATGCCGGATGGGGGTTATCACATGCGTTTTACAGAGAAGAAGTTTATCATGAGATGGGATTTGAATCATTGGAAGATTTCGTAGCTGGTGTCTGGGAAGAGAGTTTCATGAATATGGATCCGCATAATGTTTTAAGCATGTTATGGACAGGACAGCATGCAGATATTAGTGCCAATCCCTCCTATAACGGAGATTTTGATAAAGCGCTTAAAAGCATAAGAGCACTTGCCTGCATCATGCCAGGGAGCACGGATCTCTTCTGCACAGCGGACGATAATGAATATGAAGCGGAGCGTATTCCTAATGCTACTTTTAACCCAATACAATCCATCTGGGGTCATTTTGCTGGTCGGGGGATCAATAGTACCGATAATCAATTTATTGATGACAATCTAAAACATCTGTTGTCACTTAGCACAAAAGTATAA
- a CDS encoding LysR family transcriptional regulator — translation MEFRQLNTFCTVAATLNFTRAAEVLSYVPSNVTMQIKALEDELGVRLFDRLGKQLALTTAGKRFLPHAQDVLEKLEEARSVVHDNEKLTGTLTISANEVICSYRLPTIFQQFRSQHPGVRLIFRSVPNQELKQTLFEGTTDIVYMLDEPIRSNGLVVESLVEEKFRLLAAPDHPLAKRTTLQLEDFHGEVFLTNEKGCPYRAMFDRSFEKEGIDNITYLEFQSAEAIKQCAISGLGIGFLPEIVVEAEVERGQLVVLPWQIADLRVYTQMLWHKEKWLSPIMSSFIETAREAFHVQNENKPFIHAIST, via the coding sequence ATGGAATTTCGCCAACTGAATACGTTTTGTACGGTTGCAGCAACATTAAACTTCACGCGGGCAGCAGAAGTACTTAGCTACGTTCCTTCCAACGTCACGATGCAGATTAAAGCATTGGAAGACGAGCTGGGAGTTCGCCTCTTTGATCGGTTGGGCAAGCAACTCGCTCTTACAACAGCGGGCAAACGCTTTTTACCGCATGCCCAAGATGTACTTGAAAAATTGGAGGAGGCTCGTAGTGTTGTTCATGACAATGAAAAACTAACCGGTACCCTAACAATAAGTGCGAATGAGGTCATCTGCTCCTACCGGCTTCCAACTATCTTTCAACAGTTTCGTTCGCAACATCCGGGAGTTCGATTGATCTTTCGCTCAGTGCCTAATCAAGAGCTCAAGCAAACATTATTTGAGGGAACCACGGATATCGTTTATATGCTAGACGAACCTATTCGTTCAAACGGGCTGGTCGTGGAATCACTTGTAGAGGAAAAATTCCGGTTGTTAGCGGCTCCAGATCACCCGCTTGCTAAACGAACAACGTTGCAGTTGGAAGATTTTCATGGAGAAGTGTTCCTGACTAATGAAAAGGGTTGTCCATATCGAGCAATGTTTGACCGGTCTTTTGAGAAAGAGGGCATTGATAACATCACATATCTAGAGTTTCAAAGCGCTGAAGCCATTAAACAATGTGCGATCTCAGGACTCGGTATTGGTTTTCTTCCTGAAATCGTTGTAGAAGCCGAAGTTGAACGCGGACAACTAGTTGTTCTTCCATGGCAAATTGCGGATTTGCGGGTGTATACACAGATGTTGTGGCATAAAGAAAAGTGGCTTTCACCAATCATGTCATCGTTTATTGAAACAGCAAGGGAAGCTTTTCATGTACAGAATGAAAATAAACCGTTCATTCATGCAATTTCCACATAG
- a CDS encoding BCCT family transporter, protein MVFTITIIIVTLFAIWGAVAPDQLADVANVAYNFSIHNFGWFYLLATLFFLIFAFYLAFSRFGGIRLGDDDDEPEYSTISWLSMLFSAGMGIGLVFWGVAEPLSHYLSAPEGAEPGTAQAARLSMRYSFFHWGLHPWAIYTVIGLALAYFQFRKGYKGLISSTFIPLIGERLAAGWLGKFIDILAVISTIFGVATSLGLGALQIGGGLNHLFGIPNSVVTQVVIISVVTVLFLISATSGLDKGIKILSNTNLVIAVLLMLFVLVTGPTSFIFDTFTTTLGSYMQNIINMSLRLTPFSRETWIGAWTLFYWAWWIAWAPFVGTFIARVSKGRTIKEFVIYVMVIPSLFGFVWFSVFGGTGLHMELFNAAHLAEAVKEDATTALFLMLEQLPLGTIVAFIATVLIMIFFITSADSATFVLGMLTTDGKMDPSTRVKLTWGIMQSAIAVVLLISGGLNGLQTASIVSALPFAVVLIGMCVSLLKALQAEDKERRQKEKRQRQKLKRLLEEHENLQPEVPGT, encoded by the coding sequence ATGGTATTTACCATCACAATTATCATCGTTACACTGTTTGCAATATGGGGAGCCGTTGCTCCTGATCAGCTGGCGGACGTGGCTAACGTAGCCTACAACTTCTCTATTCACAATTTTGGCTGGTTTTATTTGTTAGCGACACTGTTCTTCCTGATCTTCGCTTTCTATCTGGCATTCAGCCGATTTGGCGGTATCAGGCTGGGGGATGACGATGATGAACCGGAATATTCTACGATTTCCTGGCTGTCCATGCTGTTTAGCGCTGGTATGGGCATTGGATTGGTTTTCTGGGGAGTTGCTGAACCGCTGTCCCACTATTTATCTGCACCAGAAGGAGCAGAACCCGGAACTGCGCAGGCAGCAAGACTTTCCATGCGTTATTCCTTCTTTCACTGGGGGCTGCATCCTTGGGCGATCTATACCGTCATCGGTTTAGCGCTTGCTTACTTCCAGTTCCGCAAAGGATACAAAGGGCTGATCAGTTCCACCTTTATTCCTCTGATCGGTGAGCGTCTTGCTGCAGGCTGGCTTGGTAAGTTCATTGATATTCTGGCGGTTATCTCTACGATCTTTGGTGTTGCGACCTCGCTTGGTTTGGGTGCACTTCAGATCGGTGGGGGGCTGAATCACTTATTCGGTATACCTAACTCGGTTGTGACCCAAGTTGTCATTATCTCAGTTGTAACCGTATTGTTTCTAATCTCGGCAACTTCCGGACTGGATAAAGGGATTAAGATTCTGAGCAATACCAACCTCGTTATAGCTGTGTTGTTGATGCTGTTTGTGTTGGTAACTGGACCAACTTCTTTTATATTCGACACTTTCACAACAACCTTGGGCAGTTATATGCAGAATATTATTAACATGAGTTTGAGATTGACGCCGTTCTCAAGAGAAACCTGGATTGGAGCATGGACGTTATTCTACTGGGCATGGTGGATCGCATGGGCTCCCTTTGTCGGTACTTTTATCGCAAGGGTATCCAAAGGAAGAACCATAAAAGAATTTGTAATTTACGTCATGGTTATTCCAAGCCTTTTCGGATTTGTCTGGTTCTCAGTCTTCGGCGGAACAGGACTTCACATGGAATTGTTCAATGCCGCTCATCTGGCGGAAGCCGTCAAGGAAGATGCGACAACCGCTTTATTCCTTATGTTGGAGCAGTTGCCTTTAGGCACAATCGTAGCATTCATCGCTACTGTCCTGATCATGATCTTCTTTATTACGTCGGCTGATTCGGCTACCTTTGTGCTTGGCATGCTGACTACAGATGGCAAGATGGATCCGAGCACAAGAGTGAAATTAACTTGGGGAATCATGCAGTCCGCTATAGCGGTAGTGCTGCTGATTAGTGGGGGATTGAACGGCCTTCAGACGGCCTCCATCGTGTCTGCCCTGCCGTTCGCTGTTGTCCTTATCGGGATGTGTGTCTCCTTACTCAAGGCACTGCAGGCTGAGGACAAAGAGCGACGTCAGAAGGAAAAACGGCAGCGCCAAAAGCTGAAACGACTGCTGGAGGAACATGAAAACTTGCAGCCTGAAGTTCCAGGCACGTAA
- a CDS encoding histidine phosphatase family protein: MYRVTTLVISLFLFFGAYHTAEASEISTSSLINDLQKGGYILYVRHGDATVGVDQPDFSLTDCSTQRNLSAVGKEQAEKYGHAIRKLNIPVHFPVEASPLCRTLQTAQIAFGAQNVKENTFWLNIYKLSQNLDTENINSTIQAFTNEVEQTSPTNSNRLIVAHSFPNGLGLGELSSMETVIIKPLGDQKGYQIVGKLKLEDVLQQAGMS, from the coding sequence ATGTACCGTGTAACCACTTTAGTCATTAGTCTTTTTCTGTTCTTTGGGGCATATCATACTGCCGAAGCATCAGAAATATCCACATCTTCTCTCATAAATGATCTACAAAAAGGGGGTTACATCCTTTATGTCCGACATGGAGATGCAACAGTTGGAGTAGATCAACCAGATTTTAGTTTGACAGATTGCTCCACACAGAGGAATTTAAGTGCGGTTGGAAAGGAACAGGCAGAGAAGTATGGTCATGCTATTCGGAAACTAAATATCCCCGTCCATTTCCCCGTGGAAGCAAGCCCCCTTTGTCGAACTCTCCAAACTGCTCAGATTGCTTTTGGTGCACAAAATGTAAAAGAAAATACATTTTGGTTAAACATATATAAACTCAGTCAAAATCTGGATACAGAAAATATAAACAGTACAATTCAAGCATTTACAAATGAAGTGGAGCAAACCTCTCCAACGAATTCGAACAGGCTTATTGTAGCTCACTCTTTTCCTAACGGTCTGGGATTAGGAGAACTCTCGAGTATGGAGACAGTCATTATCAAACCACTGGGAGACCAAAAAGGGTATCAAATTGTTGGAAAATTGAAATTAGAAGATGTTTTACAGCAAGCTGGAATGTCTTAG
- a CDS encoding ATP-binding cassette domain-containing protein codes for MKLVLQNVRKSFGDQQVLNDLSFQFEKGKIYGLLGRNGAGKTTLFNCLGGEIQADGGTMKVVDESTSRNIEIDDVGYVYSMPLLPEFLTGYEFVRFFIDVNSEVIEGRGDDIDALFDMMHMTQEDRHKLIKHYSHGMKNKVQMMLFLLTKPTVILLDEPLTSFDVIVASEMKQLLCDMKKDHVLIFSTHILQLATDLCDELIILNDGSLTHISPDILIQPDFEEKVIELLRNESEIARTENERKQMENGVEKESADAGNLLLVMSYSNIPITQQQYAQ; via the coding sequence ATGAAACTGGTACTTCAGAATGTAAGGAAGAGTTTTGGTGATCAACAAGTATTAAACGATCTCAGTTTTCAATTTGAAAAAGGAAAGATATATGGCCTTCTGGGACGAAATGGTGCTGGAAAAACAACTTTATTTAATTGTTTAGGTGGCGAGATACAGGCAGATGGTGGCACTATGAAAGTCGTGGACGAATCCACATCCCGTAACATCGAGATAGATGATGTTGGATACGTATATTCCATGCCATTGTTACCGGAGTTTCTGACGGGATATGAGTTTGTACGTTTTTTCATTGATGTTAATTCCGAAGTGATTGAAGGGCGAGGAGACGATATTGACGCTCTTTTTGATATGATGCACATGACACAGGAAGACCGGCATAAACTCATTAAGCACTACTCACATGGGATGAAAAACAAAGTGCAAATGATGTTATTTTTGCTCACTAAACCAACAGTAATCTTGCTGGACGAACCTCTCACTTCCTTTGATGTCATCGTTGCGAGCGAGATGAAACAATTGCTGTGTGATATGAAGAAGGATCATGTACTCATTTTCTCAACTCATATATTACAACTGGCAACGGATCTGTGTGATGAATTAATTATTCTAAATGATGGCAGTTTGACGCATATTTCCCCTGATATCCTCATCCAGCCCGATTTTGAAGAGAAGGTCATTGAATTATTGCGAAATGAAAGCGAGATTGCTCGGACAGAAAATGAACGGAAACAGATGGAAAACGGAGTTGAGAAGGAGAGTGCCGATGCAGGAAATCTGTTGCTGGTTATGTCTTACTCAAACATACCGATTACACAGCAGCAGTACGCGCAGTAA